CCAGTCGTACGTCGTCGGCTTCCCGGCGAGCAGCTCCTCGTACTCGTGCACCCGCACGGACGTGCCGTCGAGCAGCGAACGGTCACCGGGCCCCGACACGACCACATGCTCGACGGTCGGCAGATGGGGCAGGAGCGGCGCCAGCAGCGGAAGCAGCGAACCGTTGACGACGACCACACGATCGGCGGCATGGTTGACGATGAAGGTCAACTGCTCCGAGGGCAGACGGAGGTTGAGGGTGTGCAGGACCGCGCCCATGGACGGGATCGCGTAGTACGCCTCGACATGCTCGGCGTTGTTCCACATCAGCGTCGCGACCCGCTCGTCGCCCGTCACCCCCAGATCGTCGCGCAGCGAATGCGCCAACTGGCCCGCGCGGTCGCCGATCTCCGCGTACGAGCGATGCCGCGGCCGGCCCTCGCCCGTCCAGGTGGTCACCTGCGATGTGCCGTGGACCGTCGACCCGTGGGTCAGGATCCTCGAGATCAGCAGGGGTACGTCCTGCATGGTGCTCAGCACAGCGTCCTCCTCGTGTCAGTGGTGGGTACCGGGTCAGGCGATCCGGGCCGCGAGTTCCGCGGCCTCCTCGGCGCAGCCCCAGGAGAGGGTGAAACCGGAGCCGCCGTGGCCGTAGTTGTGCACGATCCGGGTGCCGAACTCGGTCTCCAGGCGGACGTTCCCCTTGCGTGCCGGGCGGACTCCGACGCGTACCGGGTCGGGGAGAGGGATGGCGTCGCGGAGCATCGGGAGGAACTCCGAGCAGCGGCGGACCATCGCCCGTACCGGCTCGTGGCGGTAGGCCAGGTCGATGGACCACTCGCCCTCCTCGACGAGTCCGCCGAGCACGAGCGTGGTGTCGTTGCGCGGGACGACGAAGACCATGTTCTGGCCGGGGTGCGCGTCGTCGTGGGCCATCAGGTGCGCGGTGGTGATGCGGGGGAACATGCGGTCGTCGTTGCGTACGTGGAAGAGGGCGCCGCGCAGTGGGTACATCGAGGCGTCGGGGGACAGGAACATCGCCCCCAGGCCGGCGCAGTTGACGATGACGTCGGCGTCGTACCGGCGCAGCAGGTCCTGTTCGTGTGTCACCAACCCGGAGTCGATCATGCCCTGGACGAGGGTGGCCCCGGCGGTGAGCACCCGGGCCAGCAGCCAGTCCATGTACGCCTCGGTGTCGATCACCGGTGCGAGATGGGTGTAGGCGTCGACTGCCTTCGCGCCCTCCCCCAGGCGGTTCTCGGTGATCAGGGCGGCGTCGTGGCGGAAGCCCGGCAGGTGGCTCAGCTCCCGCATCTTGGCCAGTTCGCGCGGGACTTCGGCCACGGGGCGGCGGAAATAGGAGACGGCGGGGCGGAGGCGTACTCCGGTGGCCGGGTCCCCGCTCAGCTCCGTGAAGGCGCGGTAGGAGACCATGCACCACTCCTTGGAGCGCTTCAGGGAGATCGTGTCCTGGTGGTGTCCGCACACGGCCGGCGGCCACTCCCACAGGGCGCCGGCGACGGCGGAGACGATGTCGGGGGAGAGTTTGTCGGCGACGACGGTGACCGCGAGGCCCCTGCGCCGCAGACACAGTGCCGTGGTCAGCCCGCTGACCCCGGCGCCGATCACCAGGGCCCGGCTCCCGCCTTCGGTTCGTCGGGACGCGGACAGCACGCTCATGTTCATGTTCACCTTCCGGGGGCCGTACGAGGCCTGGTGGATTCCGGGAATTGCGAGAATTGCGGGGATTCCCGGGGATTCACAGGGGGGTTTCGAGGGGTGTGTTCGGAAGGTAGGCGGAGCGTACGGGGTGCGCGCTGGGCAGGCGCACAGGGTCCGGCGACATCGGTTGTACCAACTCCCAGCGAGAATCACGGAGTTGGCACGCGGTTGATCAGAGCGGCCCACTCCGGCCGCGCCTCGGGCAGGTGCTGGAGGGTGAGCAGCCCGAGATAGCAGGTGAGCAGGAACCTGTGGTCCTCCAGGGACCGCCCGCTCAGGCTCTCGATGCGCCGAAGGCGGTTGAGGATGGTGTTCCGGTGGCAGAACAGCAGCTCCGCGGAGCGCGCCGCGGAGCGGCCGTTGTGGTACCAGACGGCCAGCGTCTGCAGCAGGACGTCCCGTTCCTCCGCCGGGAGGTCGAGCAGCGGTCCGAGCGCCTGCCGGGCCAGCCGGGTCGCCAGCCCCGGACTGGAGATGACCAGCGCCTCCGGGAGCCGCTCCTCGATCCACGCCACCTCGGCGCTCTGCCGCGGCAGGGTCCGCAGCGCGATCTCCGCCATGCGGTGGGCCTCCGGCACCTCGTGCAGCGCCTCGAAGGGGCCCGAGACGCCGACCCGGCCGACCGGGTTGCGGCGCAGCGCGGCGATCAGCCGGGACACCGGAGCGTTGCCCAGGGCCAGCAGGCCGATCTCACGGTCCCCCCGGATGCGCCAGGCCGCGCTGTACGAGTAGGCCGCGCACGCGTCCTGGGCGGCGCTGAAGGTGTGGTGGGCGGCGATGTCGAAGGGCGCGACGACGAACGCGTACGGCCCCGGGGACGGCAGGCCGAGCACGGACAGTGCCTCGGCGGCGGTCTCGGGGTCACCGCCCCGCCCCTCCAGCAGTGCGTCGAACGTGGCCTGTTGGCGCTGTGCGTCGCG
This genomic interval from Streptomyces dengpaensis contains the following:
- a CDS encoding PucR family transcriptional regulator gives rise to the protein MPADSQAVLTAAARRVLDQLPELTRRIVGLIVAREAMYQSAGAVPQDVLSQSVGNNARQILEALAGTKRPADEELAVARTTGRRRAQQGVPLEAVLRAYRLATQPILNALLAEIRGTPYEGLAAFLEVTSAVMKVMDRHSEAVVAGYRQTEAELRARDAQRQQATFDALLEGRGGDPETAAEALSVLGLPSPGPYAFVVAPFDIAAHHTFSAAQDACAAYSYSAAWRIRGDREIGLLALGNAPVSRLIAALRRNPVGRVGVSGPFEALHEVPEAHRMAEIALRTLPRQSAEVAWIEERLPEALVISSPGLATRLARQALGPLLDLPAEERDVLLQTLAVWYHNGRSAARSAELLFCHRNTILNRLRRIESLSGRSLEDHRFLLTCYLGLLTLQHLPEARPEWAALINRVPTP
- a CDS encoding FAD-dependent oxidoreductase, whose translation is MSVLSASRRTEGGSRALVIGAGVSGLTTALCLRRRGLAVTVVADKLSPDIVSAVAGALWEWPPAVCGHHQDTISLKRSKEWCMVSYRAFTELSGDPATGVRLRPAVSYFRRPVAEVPRELAKMRELSHLPGFRHDAALITENRLGEGAKAVDAYTHLAPVIDTEAYMDWLLARVLTAGATLVQGMIDSGLVTHEQDLLRRYDADVIVNCAGLGAMFLSPDASMYPLRGALFHVRNDDRMFPRITTAHLMAHDDAHPGQNMVFVVPRNDTTLVLGGLVEEGEWSIDLAYRHEPVRAMVRRCSEFLPMLRDAIPLPDPVRVGVRPARKGNVRLETEFGTRIVHNYGHGGSGFTLSWGCAEEAAELAARIA